DNA from Aliarcobacter skirrowii CCUG 10374:
AAAAAGCTATTAAAAAAAGTAAATAGCTAGTTTGGTTTAGTGTAGGAAACTACACTAAACTATTTTTTTGGTTCTAAAACTATTATTTCACCATATTCTCTCATTTTGTGAGAGTTTAAACTAGCCTCTTCTCCAAATCCCCAATAAAAATCAGCTCTAATTTCACCCTTTATTGCACCACCTACATCAGCAGCAACTACGAGTTTTTTTATAGGCTCTTTTGTTACTGGATTTGTTGTTTTTATAAAAATAGGAGTTCCAAGTTCAATAAATCTTCTATCAACAGCAATATTTCTTTTTGGTGTTAAAACTGTATTTAAAGCTCCTGTTGCTATGTTTGGTGATATTTTAAAAAATATATAACTCTCATTTATATTTAAAATCTCATCAACTTTTTGTGGGTTTTCATTTAAATACTCTTTTATTTTTATACCATCAATCTCTTCAAGAGTAAAAATTCCATTTTCTACCAAATATTTACCAATAGATTTATAGGCTCTTCCATTTTGACCAACCCAAGCTAAATTTATCAAAGTTTTATCCTCTAATTCAACTCTTCCACTTCCTTGAATTTGAAGAAAAAATAGATCAATTTTATTATCTACATAAAGTATTGGTTCTAAACTTTTGCTCACTTTTGACTCTATTTGGGCTCTTGTATAGTATGGGGTTAATCTATTGTTCTCAACTCTTCCTACATTTCTATAATCTTTTAATTTACTATCATCTGAAATTACTAAATCTTGGGGTAAACCATAAACTGGATATTTATATCTTGAAGTTTTTTCAAAACTACCTTTTAAGAGTGGTTCATAATATCCTGTAATTAAACCTTGTTTGTTTTTATCTCTATCAACAATAGTATAGGCTTCAAAATTTTCAGTAAAAAACTTCTGGGCATTGTTATAATTTTCTGAGAGTTTACAAACATTTGTAAATTTTGGATTTATTTGTGATTTTTCACAATCTTTTTTAAATACTTCAAAGGCAAGTTCTAAGTCATCATCAAAAAAACCATCAATTTTTGAAAATGGTGTTTTTTGAAAACTTATCTCTTTTTGAGAACAAGAGATAAAAAACAGAGATATAAAAATAAGAGCTATTAAGTTTAAATTTCTCATAAGCATCAAGGTAGAGTTTTACTCTACCTCTGCATCGATAACATCGTCATCTTTTTTTGCTTGTTGGTTTGCTTGTCCACCTTGTCCTTGCTCACCATCTTTTTTATACATAGCTTCTGCTAATTTATGAGATTTTTCAGTTAAAACTTTTAACTTCTCTTCAATTTGCTCTTTTGTAGCATTTTCATCTTTTAAAGTCTCTTCCAAATCTGCTGCTGCATCAATAATAGCTTTTTTCTCATCTTCGCTAATTGCATTTTCATTCTCTTCTAAAGTTTTTCTTGTAGAGTGAAGCATAGCATCTGCTTGATTTCTAACTTCAATTAAAGCTTTTTTCTTAGCATCTGTCTCTTTATTTGCTTCAGCTTCAGCTACCATTTTTGCAATCTCATCATCACTTAATCCAGAGCTTCCAGAGATTGTAATTTTATTCTCTTTTCCAGTACCTTTATCTTTTGCACTTACATTTAAAACACCGTTTGCATCAATATCAAATGTTACTTCAATTTGAGGAACACCTCTTGGAGCTGCTGGAATATCTGATAATTCAAACATACCTAAAGATTTATTATCTTTTGCAAACTCTCTTTCTCCTTGGCAAACATGAATAGAAACTGCTGGTTGATTATCATCAGCTGTTGAGAAAACTTGAGATTTTTTAACTGGAATTGTTGTTCCTTTTTCAATAAGTTTTGTCATAACTCCACCTAAAGTCTCAATTCCCAAAGAAAGTGGCGTAACATCTAATAAAAGAACATCTTTAACATCACCTCTTAAAACTCCAGCTTGAACAGCAGCTCCAGCAGCAACAACTTCATCTGGATTTACACCTTTGTTTAAATCTTTTCCAAAGAAATCTCTTACAACTTGATTTGCTTTTGGTAATCTTGTAGATCCACCAACCATGATAATCTCATCAATTTCACCTTTATCTAAATTTGCATCTTTTAAAGCTGTTTTGATGTGACCTAAAGTCTCATTGATTAAATGTTCAGTCATTGACTCAAATTTTGCTCTTGTTAGAGATTTAACTAAGTGAACTGGTCCTGCATTTCCCATAGAGATAAATGGTAAGTTAATCTCTGTACTTTCAGCACTACTTAGCTCTTTTTTAGCATTTTCAGCAGCATCTTTTAATCTTTGAAGTGCCATTTTGTCATTTTTAATATCAAATCCATTCTCATCTTTGAACTCTTTTGCAAGCCAATCAATAATTGCATTATCAAAATCATCTCCACCTAAGAATGCATTTCCATCTGTACTTAATACTTCAAATGTTCCATCACCAATCTCTAGAACTGTAACGTCAAAAGTTCCTCCACCTAAATCATAAACTAAAACTTTCTCTTCACCTTTTTTATCAAGTCCATAAGCAAGTGATGCTGCTGTTGGCTCATTGATAATTCTTAATACATTAAGACCTGCAATTGTTCCAGCTTCTTGAGTCGCTTTTCTTTGTGCATCATTAAAATATGCAGGTACAGTTATAACTGCATCTGTAACTTTTGAACCTAAATACTCTTCAGCATCAGCCTTTAATTTTCCTAAAATTTTTGCTGAAATCTCTTGAGGAGTATAAACTTTTCCAGCAATCTCAACTGCTGCTGCTCCATTTCTATCTACAATTTTATATCCAACTTTACCTTGAGCCTCTTTTGCATTTGGCTCATTCATCATAAGACCCATAATTCTTTTAATAGAATAAATTGTTTTTTCAGGGTTTGTAATAGCTTGTCTTTTTGCTGGATCTCCAACTAAAATTTCACCTTTATCTGTAAATGCAACTATTGATGGAGTAGTATTTTTACCCTCTTTGTTTGGAATAATTTTTGCTTCACCATTTTCATAAACTGCAACACAAGAGTTTGTTGTTCCTAAATCTATACCAATAACTTTACTCATTTTTTCTTCCTTTTATTAAATTTTCTTTTTAAATTCGTAAATAATCTTAAATTCTATAGTTTAATGACTTTTCGGTCAAATTTTTAGTTTGCTATGCTAACCATTGAAGGTCTAAGCAATCTATCTTTTAACATATAACCTTTTTGTAACTCATTTACAATTTGTCCAGATGTGTGCTCAGGGCTATCAACTTGCATAACTGCATTGTGAACATTTGGATCAAACTCACCATCTGTATCTATTTTTGTAATATTGTGCTTTTCAAAAGTTGTTATAAAACTTTTAATTGTAAGTTCAATTCCCTCTTTTAGTTTTGGAAGTAACTCTTCGGCACTAATATTTGCATTAGCAGATGCTAATGCCATCTCTAAAGTATCAAGAGGAGTTAACAGATCTTTTGCAAACTTTTCACTTGCATAATCAATTGCTTGATATTTCTCTCTTTCTAATCTTTTTTTAATATTTTCAAAATCTGCATGTACTCTTAAAAATTTATCTTCACTCTGTTTTAACTCATCTTCAAGCCTAGCTATAACATCTTCTAAGCTATCCTCTTTTTTTTCACCAGAACAACACTCATCTTTTTTTTCACAACAATCATTTTTATCATCAATTTCTTGTTGATTACACTCAATATTATTCTCTTCTTTTAAAAGCTCTTCATTTTTGTTTTCGCTCATTTTTTCTCCTTAAAAATTTATAATTTGTTTAAAAAAATATTCATAATCTTTTGATAATTCACCAATGACAAACATTTTTGTCTCTTCATTGTCTATTTTGCACAATTTACATATTGCTATATAGTTTTGAGGTAGAAAACCATCAAAATATAAGCCCTCTTTTAACTCATCCAAAATAGTTCCTTTTAAAAATCTATTTATCGTGAACTCATCAAAATCTTTTTCTAAAGCTAGTGATAAAAACTCTTTATAGTTAAAAATTTTTAAATCTTTACTTTGTAAACTATCATTGATATTTGTATAAAGTTCATAAGCTCCAACCTCTTTTGATACTTTTAAAATATCATTTAAAGAAATCTGTACAAAATCACCTAAAAATTTAAAAAGTGCACTACTATATTTTATAGTAACTGCAAAACTTGAAAACTCTAAGATTATGTATCTATTTTCAACATTTATTAAATTTTTTAAAATATCACTGTTATCTCTTTTTAGAAAAACACAAAGACCAACTCTTTTTGACATCTCTTCTATCGCTTTGATATTAACTCCACCAAGCGAGAAATTAAGTCTATCTATCCAATACTGTTTTAAAGCTTCATTTGTAGGAGTTCTTCCACTACTTATGTGCTCTTGAGCTAAAAAACCCTCATCTACTAATTTTTTAAAATAACCTCTGATTGTAGCAGTTGAGTACTCTAGATCGTACATAGATTTTAATTGAGTTGAACCAATTGGTTCTAAATGTTCGATATATGCTTTTATAATTGATTGTAATAAAAACTCTTTTTTATCTAACAAAATTAACCTCTCTATCTTTTAGCACTCTAATGTTTAAACTGCTAAAGAATTATAGCTTATTGAGTCAATGTTTGTCAAGTATTATATTAGTAAACTTTTAAAGTTTTCTCTTCTAATATATAAATCTTTTCAACTAAGCTATCTATAAAGGTTTTTTGATGAGATACAATTATCATTGATTTTTCTATACTTTTTAAAATATCAATAAGCTTTTTTTCACCATCATCATCTAAGTTATTTGTTGGCTCATCAAGAAGTAATATTTTTGGCTCTTTTATTAAAATAGCTGCTAAAGCTACGAGTTTTTTCTCTCCACCACTTAAATCATAAATTACTCTATTTTCTAAATGCAAAATATCTAAGCTTTTTAAGATATCTAAGCTTTTTTTATATGCTTCAGCTTTTTTTACTCCCAAAGCCAATAAAGAGAACATAACATCTTCAATTACAGTAATAGACAAAAAAAAGTTATCTATATCTTGAGGTAAATATGCTATTTCATCTCTATATTTTTCATAATCCTCTTTTTTGTTGATTTTATTATGAAAAATATCTATTGTTCCACTGTTTTGATTTTTTAAACCAGCTATTATTTTAAGAAGTGTTGATTTTCCAACTCCATTTTTACCAATAATAGCAATTTTCTCTTTGTGTCCTAAATCAAAACTTACATTTTCAAATAAAATCTTCTCATCTTTTTTATATGAAATATCTTTTAAATTTATTGAACAACTCATAAAACTACCTTTAAAAAAATTATAATTGATATTAAAAATATCAAAATAGAATCAACTAAACTAAAACTATTTTCATAATTTATAAAAATTTCACCTTTAAAACCTCTTGCTTTAAAACTATCTTTTAGTTTTTCACTATTTTTAATAGTTTTTAAAAATAGTATTCCAAAAATATTTCCGTAGGTTTTATATGTAAAAATATCTGTTTTTGCTTTAAAGTTTCTGGCCTTTAAAGACTCTTTTATATTTTTAAACTCCATATTTAAATCAAAAATAGATTTAACAGTAAAATATAAAGTAGAATTAAACTTTTTAGGAAATTTTAAAATCATAAAAGCTTTTACAATATCAAAACCATTTGAAGAGTAAAATAGTAAAAGATTAAATAAAAGTATGAAATTTACTTTTAAAAAGAGATTTAAAGCTTCATTTATATTAGTTTCAAAATATAAAAAAAGAGTTAATACAAGCACAAAAAAGTTTAAAAATAGTAGTTTTCTTAAAATATTTAAAATATTTTTATAGTTTAAATATATAAGAAAAATCAGAGGAAGTATAAAAAATAGTTCAAATTTTGAGAAACTCAAAATCAAACTAAATCCAACTGCACTCAACAAAGAGATAGCTGGATTTAAACTCAACTTTTAACTCTTTTTATTATTAAAAATATAAAAGCTATCAAAATCAATCCAAAAGCTATTTTAAATATCTCAAAATAGTTTAGTTGTGTTTCTAAAACCTCTATTCTGTTTTTTAAAAAAGTATTCTCTTCTAATAACTCTTTAATTTTTTTATCTTCTTCTATTTTTTCTTTATTTTCAACTTCAGCAATCTTTTTTAAAACTTTTATATCTTTGCTAACAAAGTGCGAACTTCCTGCATCAACTGTAACCTTGAAAAAATCATTTGAGCTTTTATAGTTATACTCACCATTTTCATCTAATCTACTTTCAAAAACTAAACCATCTGATTCAATTTTAAATTTACAACTCTTGCATGGCTTAGCATTTGCAAAATATGAGTTGATATAAAGATTATCATCTTTTAAGTCTAAAAATAGATTCACCTTGTGAGCGAATAGAAATATTGGTAAAAATAAAATCAAAAAAAATCTCATATATTTAATCCTTTAAATAAATTTGGCATTGTTTTTTTTATATATAAAAACAAAAAAAGTGTAATTAACCCTTCTAAAATCATTGTTGGAATATTTACAAGAACTATTGAATATGCTGCATTTTTATACTCTTGTTTTGAAAAAACCAAAAGAATAAACATCATAATAGCTGATAAAAAAACTCCACTAAATCCAATTATAAAAAACTTTATTTTTTCATTTAACTTTTTTAAAATATTAATTTTAAATAATAAAAATACAAAATATGCGGGAATTGCTATTATTAAAACATTTGCTCCTAAAGAGCTAACTCCTCCGTACCCCAAAAGCAAAGCTTGTAAAATAAGTGCCAAAGATATAGAAAATATTGCAACACTTCCCAAAAAAATTCCAATAAAACCTAAAAGCATTAGATGAATTTGAGTAAATCCAAAGGGTATATGAATAAATGAAGCTACAAAAAAAAGAGCACTAAAAGCAGACGCTAGTGCTATTTTATCATTTGATAAATTTTTAAAAGAGTATATTAAAAATAAAGTAGCAACAGTAGTCGAAACTACTGTAACTTCAAGAGTTAAAATACCATCACTAATATGCATTTTAGTAAGCTTTTAACCAAAGTAATGCACCATTTTCAATAGGGTATTTTTTACCATTTAGCTCTTTTTCTCCCTCTTCAATAAGTGCTGCAAATCCCCACCAACCTTTATGATTCATCACAAAAGAGAAAACTCCATTTTTATCTGTTTTAATACTTTGAGTAATATGTGAAGATGTTGGAGCTTTTAAATCAAACTCATTATAAAGTTCAACTTCTACCTCAACATTTGCTTGTGGTTTTCCATCTTTTAAAACTATACCTTGAAAAATATTTCCAGCATAAAGAGCAAAAGGTTTTGTAAGTGGAACTATCTCATATTTTAAACCAATTGGCTCATCCCATCCATCTTCAACACCAAAAGCACTAACTATCACTTTTGGAACATGGCTTATAAATAAACCTTCTGACTCTTCAAAATAAGGCTCAGGTTGTACAAAAAACTTATAAACTGCTGGTTTATCTATTGAATATGAAGTTTCCCAAGCTTTGTGTTCAAACTTTTTTCTCTCTTTTAAAGGTAGAGAGTTTTTACTGTTATTTACAAAAATACCTTTTGGTTTCTCCATATTCATACCACTTTGTTCAAAAGGGTGAATAAACATAGCCTCTATTTTGATATTTGCATCTTTTTTATCTTCGATATTATCACTAGTTGGAAGAAGAGTTAAAAAATGTGCATTTGCAAAAAGAGCTGTTAATGCTAAAGCTGAAATTACTTTTTTCATGGCTTATCCTTTTTATTTTTTGCTGATTATAATTGGCTTTACTTTATAGAATATAAATTTTATAGTTTCTTATATAGTTTTAGAACTAGATTACTCTAATTCCAAACTCATAAGATACATATCTTCACCATCTGTTACTTTTAAATCAACACTTTGGCATTTTGGGCAAGCAAACTCATTTTTTTGTAACGTTGAATTAGCATTGCATCTATTACAAAAAATCTCAACTTTTTGAATATTTATTGAAAATTCTGCACTCTCACAAATAGTTTTCTCTTTAAAAGTATCAAAAGCTGTTTGAAGAAGTTCTGGCTCAACTCCACTTAAAACTCCAATTTTTACAACTACTTTTGTAACTTTTTTTGCATCATTTGACTTTGCGTGTTCTTCGCAACTCTCTAGTAGTGATTGAACAATTGAGTATTCGTGCATAATAGTCTCCTTTTTAAATCTATCATTCAAAAGTAAGCAATTAACAAATCCTTGGAAGCAGTTCACCAGTTGGTGTATCTAAAAATCTTTTTGTTCCCCAAGAACTATTTAAAATAACTTTTTGTGGGTATTGAGAAGTTACTTTTCCAATAATAGAAGCGTTTGAAGCTTCAGGAAAAGTATGTAAAACTTCAATAGCTTTTGTAGCATCATCTTTTGAAATTGCGAGTAAAAATGTTCCTTCATTTGCTAAATTTGTAGCTTCAAATCCAAGCATTTCACAAATTCCTTTTACCTCATCACTAATAGGAATTTGTTCTTCTTCTACTTCTATACAAATATTTGATTGCTTCGCCCATTCGTTTAATACAGCACTCACTCCTCCTCTTGTAGCATCTCTAAGAGCTGTTATTTTAATGTTAGCATCTATCAAGGCTTTTACTAAAGGATATAAAGAGCTACAGTCACTTTTTAAATTTGAGTTCATATCTATACCTTCACGTGCAGTAAATATTGTAGCTCCATGAGCTCCTATGTCACGGCTTACAAGAATTAAGTCATCTTGTGTAATATTGTTTGAGCTAATTCCACTATAAAGAACTTCTCCAATACCAGTTGTATTTATAAAAATCTTATCAACAGCACCTTTTGGAACTACTTTTGTATCACCACTTACAATTATCGCTTCATTTTTTGCTAACTCTTCTTTCATAGAGTTTACAATAATTTCAAGCTGTTCTACTTCAAATCCCTCTTCTATGATAACTGAACAAGTAAGATATTTTGGTTTTGCTCCCATCATTGCTAAATCGTTGCAAGTTCCACAAATGGCAAGTTTTCCTATATTTGCTCCATTAAAAAAAAGAGGAGTAACTGTAAAACTATCTGTACTAAATGCTAATGTTCCATTTTGAATAACTGCTGCATCTTCACTCTTTTCTAAAATCTCATTTTTAAAAGCTTTATAAAAAACCTCTTTTATTAACTCACTATTTTCAACTCCACCATTTCCGTGTGCTAATGTTATTGTTTTTGTCATTTATCTGTTTTCCCTACTTTTACTATACTTTTTACTTCCACTTTGAGATGTCTCAATTGGATATTTAGGATTGTGAAATTCATCCCAATTTCTATCATCACTAAACTTTTGTATTCTTTGTTTTATTTGTTCTATATCCATGTTATCTCTTTATAGTAAATTCCCATATTTATAATAAGCACTACAAGCACCCTCTGAGCTCACCATACAAGAACCAATAGGATTTGTTGGAGTACACACAGTTCCAAAGATTTTGCAATCAGTTGGTTTTGCAACACCTTTTAAAATCTCAGGACATTTACAAGCTTTATTCTCTTTTACTTCTTGTGTTGGTAATATATCTTTATAAACTATTTTTGCATTATATTTATCAAACTCATCTTTTAGTTCATAACCACTATTTTCAACCTCACCTATTCCTCTAAATTTAAAAGGAACTTTTTTAAAGTATCTGTTTATAAGCTCTTGAGCTTTTAGATTTCCATCATAAGATACAACTCTTTTATACTCGATTTCCAAATTAGCTCTTTTTTCTTTGAACTGTTTTACTATCATTGAGATACTTTGCATAACATCAACTGGTTCAAATCCACTTACAACAACTGGTTTATTATAATTTTTTGGGAACTCTTCATATATTTTGCTTCCACTAATAACACTTACATGAGATGGTCCTAAAAAAGCATCTATTTTGCAGTTTTTATCTTCTACTAAAACTCTCATAACCTCTGGAACTGTTATATGATTTATAGAAAATAGAATATTTTTTATATCTTGTTTTATCACTTGTTCTAATAAAGCACATGTCATTGGAGTTGTTGTTTCAAAACCTATTGCAAAAAAGACTACTATTTTATCTTTGTTCTCATCTGCTATTTTTAAACAATCCATTGGAGAATAAACAAATCTCACATCAGCACCTTGGCTTCTTGCTTTTTGTAAACTCCCTTTACTTCCTGGAACTTTTATCATATCTCCAAGTGTTACAAGTATCAGATCTTTTTGTAAACTTAAAATATAAGCACTATCTATTCTATCTTTTGGCATAACACAAACAGGACAACCAGGTCCATGAATAAAATTTATTTTTTTATTTATTAGTTGTGGTATTCCATACTTCATAATAGTATGAGTATGCCCTCCACAAACTTCCATAATATTTATAGTTTTATCATAATCTTTTAAATCTTCATCTATTAATTTTTTATATGCTTTTATAGTTTTAGCATCACGAAAGCCATCATATAAATCTTTTAGTTGTAACTCTTTTTCCATGATACTATCTGTTTTGACAATTTTGAGACTCTTCAATTTCTGCTAACCTATCCTCTTGCTCAATCTCTTCTATTATCTTTTCATAAAGCTTTAGTGATTCTAGGGCATACTCTTCATCTATTTTATTCATAGCAAAACCAATATGAATTAAAACATAATCTCCTACTTTTACCTCTTCATCTATTAAATCTAAACTAGCACTTCTTTCTACTCCCATAGTATCAACTACGCAAGTATTCATCTCAGGGTCTATACTTTTTATTTTTGATGGTATTGATAAACACATACAATTTTTCCTTTTATCTATTATTTGTAAAACAATTTTATGAATGATTCTGCAACGCAAGGGTAAAAATCTTTGATTTTTGGGTACCCATCGTGAAGCCTAAATGAATGAAATTGATTTTACAAATATCATCGCATTTTTCTTTTAAAATTAATCCAATCAACAACATTTTGAAGTGATTGTTTATCTTTTATAGAAACTTCCAAAATATCTACATTTGGTTTTAGTTTTCTAGCTTCTGTTTTCTCTTTTTCTATATCATATTCAAAATATGGAAGCAAATCAGTTTTTGTAAAAAGTATTAAATCAGCACTTCTAAACATAACTGGATATTTTGCTATTTTATCTTCACCTTCTGGAACTGAAACTAAAACAATGTTTAAATGAGTTCCTACATCATAAGATGCTGGACATACAAGATTTCCTACATTTTCCACAAAACAGACATCGATATTCTCTAAAGATAAGTTATGCAAACCTTTATGAACCATAAATGCATCTAAATGACAAGCACTTCCTGTTTGTATTTGAACTGCATCTATTCCTTTTGCTTTTAATCTATCTGCATCTCTTGAAGTCTCTAAATCACCCTCTACAACTGCAAATTTAAAATCAGC
Protein-coding regions in this window:
- a CDS encoding murein transglycosylase A; amino-acid sequence: MRNLNLIALIFISLFFISCSQKEISFQKTPFSKIDGFFDDDLELAFEVFKKDCEKSQINPKFTNVCKLSENYNNAQKFFTENFEAYTIVDRDKNKQGLITGYYEPLLKGSFEKTSRYKYPVYGLPQDLVISDDSKLKDYRNVGRVENNRLTPYYTRAQIESKVSKSLEPILYVDNKIDLFFLQIQGSGRVELEDKTLINLAWVGQNGRAYKSIGKYLVENGIFTLEEIDGIKIKEYLNENPQKVDEILNINESYIFFKISPNIATGALNTVLTPKRNIAVDRRFIELGTPIFIKTTNPVTKEPIKKLVVAADVGGAIKGEIRADFYWGFGEEASLNSHKMREYGEIIVLEPKK
- the dnaK gene encoding molecular chaperone DnaK, which translates into the protein MSKVIGIDLGTTNSCVAVYENGEAKIIPNKEGKNTTPSIVAFTDKGEILVGDPAKRQAITNPEKTIYSIKRIMGLMMNEPNAKEAQGKVGYKIVDRNGAAAVEIAGKVYTPQEISAKILGKLKADAEEYLGSKVTDAVITVPAYFNDAQRKATQEAGTIAGLNVLRIINEPTAASLAYGLDKKGEEKVLVYDLGGGTFDVTVLEIGDGTFEVLSTDGNAFLGGDDFDNAIIDWLAKEFKDENGFDIKNDKMALQRLKDAAENAKKELSSAESTEINLPFISMGNAGPVHLVKSLTRAKFESMTEHLINETLGHIKTALKDANLDKGEIDEIIMVGGSTRLPKANQVVRDFFGKDLNKGVNPDEVVAAGAAVQAGVLRGDVKDVLLLDVTPLSLGIETLGGVMTKLIEKGTTIPVKKSQVFSTADDNQPAVSIHVCQGEREFAKDNKSLGMFELSDIPAAPRGVPQIEVTFDIDANGVLNVSAKDKGTGKENKITISGSSGLSDDEIAKMVAEAEANKETDAKKKALIEVRNQADAMLHSTRKTLEENENAISEDEKKAIIDAAADLEETLKDENATKEQIEEKLKVLTEKSHKLAEAMYKKDGEQGQGGQANQQAKKDDDVIDAEVE
- the grpE gene encoding nucleotide exchange factor GrpE, translating into MSENKNEELLKEENNIECNQQEIDDKNDCCEKKDECCSGEKKEDSLEDVIARLEDELKQSEDKFLRVHADFENIKKRLEREKYQAIDYASEKFAKDLLTPLDTLEMALASANANISAEELLPKLKEGIELTIKSFITTFEKHNITKIDTDGEFDPNVHNAVMQVDSPEHTSGQIVNELQKGYMLKDRLLRPSMVSIAN
- a CDS encoding heat-shock protein → MLDKKEFLLQSIIKAYIEHLEPIGSTQLKSMYDLEYSTATIRGYFKKLVDEGFLAQEHISSGRTPTNEALKQYWIDRLNFSLGGVNIKAIEEMSKRVGLCVFLKRDNSDILKNLINVENRYIILEFSSFAVTIKYSSALFKFLGDFVQISLNDILKVSKEVGAYELYTNINDSLQSKDLKIFNYKEFLSLALEKDFDEFTINRFLKGTILDELKEGLYFDGFLPQNYIAICKLCKIDNEETKMFVIGELSKDYEYFFKQIINF
- a CDS encoding energy-coupling factor ABC transporter ATP-binding protein, whose translation is MSCSINLKDISYKKDEKILFENVSFDLGHKEKIAIIGKNGVGKSTLLKIIAGLKNQNSGTIDIFHNKINKKEDYEKYRDEIAYLPQDIDNFFLSITVIEDVMFSLLALGVKKAEAYKKSLDILKSLDILHLENRVIYDLSGGEKKLVALAAILIKEPKILLLDEPTNNLDDDGEKKLIDILKSIEKSMIIVSHQKTFIDSLVEKIYILEEKTLKVY
- a CDS encoding energy-coupling factor transporter transmembrane component T family protein, coding for MSLNPAISLLSAVGFSLILSFSKFELFFILPLIFLIYLNYKNILNILRKLLFLNFFVLVLTLFLYFETNINEALNLFLKVNFILLFNLLLFYSSNGFDIVKAFMILKFPKKFNSTLYFTVKSIFDLNMEFKNIKESLKARNFKAKTDIFTYKTYGNIFGILFLKTIKNSEKLKDSFKARGFKGEIFINYENSFSLVDSILIFLISIIIFLKVVL
- a CDS encoding CbiM family transporter, producing the protein MHISDGILTLEVTVVSTTVATLFLIYSFKNLSNDKIALASAFSALFFVASFIHIPFGFTQIHLMLLGFIGIFLGSVAIFSISLALILQALLLGYGGVSSLGANVLIIAIPAYFVFLLFKINILKKLNEKIKFFIIGFSGVFLSAIMMFILLVFSKQEYKNAAYSIVLVNIPTMILEGLITLFLFLYIKKTMPNLFKGLNI
- a CDS encoding DUF4198 domain-containing protein — protein: MKKVISALALTALFANAHFLTLLPTSDNIEDKKDANIKIEAMFIHPFEQSGMNMEKPKGIFVNNSKNSLPLKERKKFEHKAWETSYSIDKPAVYKFFVQPEPYFEESEGLFISHVPKVIVSAFGVEDGWDEPIGLKYEIVPLTKPFALYAGNIFQGIVLKDGKPQANVEVEVELYNEFDLKAPTSSHITQSIKTDKNGVFSFVMNHKGWWGFAALIEEGEKELNGKKYPIENGALLWLKAY
- the hypA gene encoding hydrogenase/urease nickel incorporation protein HypA yields the protein MHEYSIVQSLLESCEEHAKSNDAKKVTKVVVKIGVLSGVEPELLQTAFDTFKEKTICESAEFSINIQKVEIFCNRCNANSTLQKNEFACPKCQSVDLKVTDGEDMYLMSLELE
- the hypE gene encoding hydrogenase expression/formation protein HypE, with the translated sequence MTKTITLAHGNGGVENSELIKEVFYKAFKNEILEKSEDAAVIQNGTLAFSTDSFTVTPLFFNGANIGKLAICGTCNDLAMMGAKPKYLTCSVIIEEGFEVEQLEIIVNSMKEELAKNEAIIVSGDTKVVPKGAVDKIFINTTGIGEVLYSGISSNNITQDDLILVSRDIGAHGATIFTAREGIDMNSNLKSDCSSLYPLVKALIDANIKITALRDATRGGVSAVLNEWAKQSNICIEVEEEQIPISDEVKGICEMLGFEATNLANEGTFLLAISKDDATKAIEVLHTFPEASNASIIGKVTSQYPQKVILNSSWGTKRFLDTPTGELLPRIC
- the hypD gene encoding hydrogenase formation protein HypD, producing MEKELQLKDLYDGFRDAKTIKAYKKLIDEDLKDYDKTINIMEVCGGHTHTIMKYGIPQLINKKINFIHGPGCPVCVMPKDRIDSAYILSLQKDLILVTLGDMIKVPGSKGSLQKARSQGADVRFVYSPMDCLKIADENKDKIVVFFAIGFETTTPMTCALLEQVIKQDIKNILFSINHITVPEVMRVLVEDKNCKIDAFLGPSHVSVISGSKIYEEFPKNYNKPVVVSGFEPVDVMQSISMIVKQFKEKRANLEIEYKRVVSYDGNLKAQELINRYFKKVPFKFRGIGEVENSGYELKDEFDKYNAKIVYKDILPTQEVKENKACKCPEILKGVAKPTDCKIFGTVCTPTNPIGSCMVSSEGACSAYYKYGNLL
- a CDS encoding HypC/HybG/HupF family hydrogenase formation chaperone, encoding MCLSIPSKIKSIDPEMNTCVVDTMGVERSASLDLIDEEVKVGDYVLIHIGFAMNKIDEEYALESLKLYEKIIEEIEQEDRLAEIEESQNCQNR
- the hypB gene encoding hydrogenase nickel incorporation protein HypB; translation: MCKDCGCTIAGQEHNHHEHEHHHSNENHHSHINENIHHNPQLNDAKTISVIQKILDKNDHEARHNRAHFDNHKVLGINLMSSPGSGKTTLLENLVDIADFKFAVVEGDLETSRDADRLKAKGIDAVQIQTGSACHLDAFMVHKGLHNLSLENIDVCFVENVGNLVCPASYDVGTHLNIVLVSVPEGEDKIAKYPVMFRSADLILFTKTDLLPYFEYDIEKEKTEARKLKPNVDILEVSIKDKQSLQNVVDWINFKRKMR